In one Myxocyprinus asiaticus isolate MX2 ecotype Aquarium Trade chromosome 1, UBuf_Myxa_2, whole genome shotgun sequence genomic region, the following are encoded:
- the ctu2 gene encoding cytoplasmic tRNA 2-thiolation protein 2 isoform X2: MCQVDEEYNGLECNQKIPLPTLNRKCMKCKEETASLIIRVSDAFCRSCFKEYFIHKFRAMLGKNRVIFPQEKVLLAVSGGAASCAMLSQVQEGLSQDAPKKLRFVPGIIYIDEGGACGQSSEERQRSVAQLKSIFTETGFPYFIVPLELVFSLPTSVLVPLSSDPDQSNPSYKLAVDQYIKQDLAEEAAAGAVSQLSIQDSVYSPEHKLALERLFASLKTLTAKEDMLQTLRQHLILHTARVNGYSKVMMGESCSRLAVKLLSKIALGRGAALASDTAHDKASIQRLTESFVTNLQADFPSTVSTIYRTSEKLHTVMPPQSQTTESTSKCLLCLCAIDTEVDKASAFHATLVSEQLSQIRPQEMSHAAPAMSAEQCCGEGQGCETGGCCSSKHRSLKHQDMKALLCYSCRLTLKDVEMIDTLPPYITTEAEKRQKRSCMKLEISEFLLEDGDDDD; the protein is encoded by the exons ATGTGTCAAGTTGATGAAGAATATAATGGGCTGGAGTGTAACCAGAAGATACCCCTACCGAC GCTTAACAGGAAGTGTATGAAATGTAAGGAGGAAACCGCTTCACTCATTATCCGTGTCAGCGATGCATTTTGCCG GTCCTGCTTCAAGGAATACTTCATACACAAATTTCGGGCCATGCTGGGAAAGAATCGTGTCATCTTTCCTCAGGAGAAG GTTCTTCTTGCCGTTTCTGGTGGAGCCGCCTCTTGCGCGATGCTCTCACAAGTCCAAGAG GGGCTGAGTCAGGACGCTCCCAAAAAGTTGAGATTTGTGCCTGGAATCATATACATTGACG AGGGAGGAGCCTGTGGGCAGAGTTCAGAGGAGCGGCAGAGGTCGGTTGCTCAGCTTAAAAGCATCTTCACAGAGACGGGCTTCCCTTACTTCATTGTCCcactggagctg GTTTTCAGTTTGCCCACCTCTGTACTGGTCCCTTTGAGCTCTGATCCAGACCAGTCCAATCCCAGCTATAAACTGGCTGTGGATCAGTATATCAAACAGGACCTTGCAGAAGAGGCCGCGGCCGGTGCAGTGTCTCAGCTCAGTATACAGGACTCTGTGTATTCACCTGAACACAAGCTGGCATTAGAGAGACTGTTTGCCTCATTGAAGACACTCACAGCTAAAGAGGACATGTTACAGACATTAAG GCAGCATCTGATACTACACACGGCGCGAGTGAATGGCTACTCAAAGGTCATGATGGGCGAGAGCTGCTCGCGACTGGCTGTCAAACTGCTCAGTAAAATCGCTCTGGGCCGCGGagcagcactggcttcagacaca GCCCATGATAAAGCCAGCATTCAGCGACTGACAGAGAGTTTTGTAACCAACCTGCAGGCTGACTTCCCCTCCACTGTCAGCACCATATACAG AACAAGTGAGAAGCTTCACACAGTCATGCCCCCTCAGAGTCAAACCACTGAATCCACCTCAAAGTGCCTGCTGTGTCTCTGTGCTATCGACACTGAAGTAG ataaagcTTCCGCCTTCCACGCCACTTTGGTATCTGAGCAGTTGTCCCAGATCAGACCTCAAGAAATGTCCCATGCTGCACCAGCGATGTCTGCAGAGCAGTGCTGTGGTGAAGGACAGGGCTGTGAGACTGGAGGCTGCTGCTCCTCCAAACACAG GTCGCTGAAACATCAGGACATGAAGGCTCTCTTGTGTTACAGCTGTAGACTGACTCTCAAAGACGTG GAAATGATAGACACTCTTCCACCGTACATCACAACAGAGGCAGAGAAACGGCAGAAAAG ATCATGCATGAAGTTGGAGATCAGTGAGTTTCTATTGGAGGATGGAGATGATGACGACTAA
- the ctu2 gene encoding cytoplasmic tRNA 2-thiolation protein 2 isoform X1, protein MCQVDEEYNGLECNQKIPLPTLNRKCMKCKEETASLIIRVSDAFCRSCFKEYFIHKFRAMLGKNRVIFPQEKVLLAVSGGAASCAMLSQVQEGLSQDAPKKLRFVPGIIYIDEGGACGQSSEERQRSVAQLKSIFTETGFPYFIVPLELVFSLPTSVLVPLSSDPDQSNPSYKLAVDQYIKQDLAEEAAAGAVSQLSIQDSVYSPEHKLALERLFASLKTLTAKEDMLQTLRQHLILHTARVNGYSKVMMGESCSRLAVKLLSKIALGRGAALASDTGFSDPRYGDVVIARPMRDYSSKEIALYSRMFNVPSVFISGLDTKAHDKASIQRLTESFVTNLQADFPSTVSTIYRTSEKLHTVMPPQSQTTESTSKCLLCLCAIDTEVDKASAFHATLVSEQLSQIRPQEMSHAAPAMSAEQCCGEGQGCETGGCCSSKHRSLKHQDMKALLCYSCRLTLKDVEMIDTLPPYITTEAEKRQKRSCMKLEISEFLLEDGDDDD, encoded by the exons ATGTGTCAAGTTGATGAAGAATATAATGGGCTGGAGTGTAACCAGAAGATACCCCTACCGAC GCTTAACAGGAAGTGTATGAAATGTAAGGAGGAAACCGCTTCACTCATTATCCGTGTCAGCGATGCATTTTGCCG GTCCTGCTTCAAGGAATACTTCATACACAAATTTCGGGCCATGCTGGGAAAGAATCGTGTCATCTTTCCTCAGGAGAAG GTTCTTCTTGCCGTTTCTGGTGGAGCCGCCTCTTGCGCGATGCTCTCACAAGTCCAAGAG GGGCTGAGTCAGGACGCTCCCAAAAAGTTGAGATTTGTGCCTGGAATCATATACATTGACG AGGGAGGAGCCTGTGGGCAGAGTTCAGAGGAGCGGCAGAGGTCGGTTGCTCAGCTTAAAAGCATCTTCACAGAGACGGGCTTCCCTTACTTCATTGTCCcactggagctg GTTTTCAGTTTGCCCACCTCTGTACTGGTCCCTTTGAGCTCTGATCCAGACCAGTCCAATCCCAGCTATAAACTGGCTGTGGATCAGTATATCAAACAGGACCTTGCAGAAGAGGCCGCGGCCGGTGCAGTGTCTCAGCTCAGTATACAGGACTCTGTGTATTCACCTGAACACAAGCTGGCATTAGAGAGACTGTTTGCCTCATTGAAGACACTCACAGCTAAAGAGGACATGTTACAGACATTAAG GCAGCATCTGATACTACACACGGCGCGAGTGAATGGCTACTCAAAGGTCATGATGGGCGAGAGCTGCTCGCGACTGGCTGTCAAACTGCTCAGTAAAATCGCTCTGGGCCGCGGagcagcactggcttcagacaca GGTTTCTCAGATCCTCGGTACGGAGACGTGGTGATCGCTCGGCCTATGAGGGATTATTCATCCAAAGAGATCGCCCTCTACAGCAGGATGTTTAATGTGCCATCAGTGTTTATCTCGGGTCTGGATACCAAG GCCCATGATAAAGCCAGCATTCAGCGACTGACAGAGAGTTTTGTAACCAACCTGCAGGCTGACTTCCCCTCCACTGTCAGCACCATATACAG AACAAGTGAGAAGCTTCACACAGTCATGCCCCCTCAGAGTCAAACCACTGAATCCACCTCAAAGTGCCTGCTGTGTCTCTGTGCTATCGACACTGAAGTAG ataaagcTTCCGCCTTCCACGCCACTTTGGTATCTGAGCAGTTGTCCCAGATCAGACCTCAAGAAATGTCCCATGCTGCACCAGCGATGTCTGCAGAGCAGTGCTGTGGTGAAGGACAGGGCTGTGAGACTGGAGGCTGCTGCTCCTCCAAACACAG GTCGCTGAAACATCAGGACATGAAGGCTCTCTTGTGTTACAGCTGTAGACTGACTCTCAAAGACGTG GAAATGATAGACACTCTTCCACCGTACATCACAACAGAGGCAGAGAAACGGCAGAAAAG ATCATGCATGAAGTTGGAGATCAGTGAGTTTCTATTGGAGGATGGAGATGATGACGACTAA